The proteins below are encoded in one region of Triticum aestivum cultivar Chinese Spring chromosome 1B, IWGSC CS RefSeq v2.1, whole genome shotgun sequence:
- the LOC123098562 gene encoding protein SPEAR3 isoform X1, with translation MSASNFGDSMEWGRGRSSSSSSGSGSGSRRGKRAAAVDKPRQPQRGLGVAQLEKIRLQAEMAEYQHHPPLVGQPPPSSSIHGTGSFNLQEDARSSLNYSLPSSPSSSFHPNLVMAYNGWRSGDMRYGESPTAPIIRSGLNYHGATTYGTTHYPHPGSDHTLPLFEPKLDLNQMATVDSSSASTNLDDVDLELKL, from the exons ATGAGTGCAAGCAACTTTGGGGACAGCATGGAGTGGGGCAGGGggagatcctcctcctcctcgtcggggtcggggtcggggtccagGAGGGGCAAGAGAGCCGCCGCCGTTGACAAGCCGAGGCAACCGCAGCGGGGCCTCGGCGTCGCGCAGCTTGAGAAGATCAGGTTGCAGGCCGAAATGGCCGAGTACCAGCACCACCCTCCTCTCGTCGGACAGCCACCTCCGTCGTCGTCGATCCACGGAACCGGTAGCTTCAACCTGCAG GAAGATGCACGCTCGTCGTTGAACTACTCACtgccgtcgtcgccgtcctcctccttcCATCCAAATCTTGTG ATGGCCTATAATGGATGGAGATCAGGAGACATGAGATATGGCGAATCCCCAACTGCTCCCATCATCAG ATCAGGGTTGAATTACCATGGAGCAACTACCTATGGTACAACACATTACCCTCATCCGGGTAGCGATCACACGTTACCTCTCTTCGAACCCAAG CTGGACCTAAATCAAATGGCGACAGTAGACTCATCGTCGGCGAGTACGAACCTGGATGATGTGGACCTTGAGCTGAAGCTATGA
- the LOC123098562 gene encoding protein SPEAR3 isoform X2, whose translation MSASNFGDSMEWGRGRSSSSSSGSGSGSRRGKRAAAVDKPRQPQRGLGVAQLEKIRLQAEMAEYQHHPPLVGQPPPSSSIHGTGSFNLQEDARSSLNYSLPSSPSSSFHPNLVMAYNGWRSGDMRYGESPTAPIISWT comes from the exons ATGAGTGCAAGCAACTTTGGGGACAGCATGGAGTGGGGCAGGGggagatcctcctcctcctcgtcggggtcggggtcggggtccagGAGGGGCAAGAGAGCCGCCGCCGTTGACAAGCCGAGGCAACCGCAGCGGGGCCTCGGCGTCGCGCAGCTTGAGAAGATCAGGTTGCAGGCCGAAATGGCCGAGTACCAGCACCACCCTCCTCTCGTCGGACAGCCACCTCCGTCGTCGTCGATCCACGGAACCGGTAGCTTCAACCTGCAG GAAGATGCACGCTCGTCGTTGAACTACTCACtgccgtcgtcgccgtcctcctccttcCATCCAAATCTTGTG ATGGCCTATAATGGATGGAGATCAGGAGACATGAGATATGGCGAATCCCCAACTGCTCCCATCATCAG CTGGACCTAA
- the LOC123098554 gene encoding aldehyde oxidase GLOX1-like: MARSSSLLRAGVLAMALLASFLGVEALFDPFNIFGGRPENDYLDPFGGGATKSPPPPRTEREETGAAQPNTMGLTRVPPLGEPSKASHDTMTVKVTVRDDKPDGAWTIVSDNSGVSAMHLAIMRHGRAIMFDTATTGRSLMRLRFDNCRVDPRLHKTDCWAHAVEFDYATGAVRPLKILTDTWCSAGGFDAEGNLVQSGGYFEGDRTVRYLSPCHTCDWKEHPYSLFEGRWYATQQVLPDGRFAIFGGRRAFSFEHLPKPGMFNHQSVPLALLRDTTDDVENNLYPFVNLLPDGNLFIFANDRGIIFDHRSEIVIRDVPPLPGGARNYPASAMSAMLPLDLRGRQLHGGPELEPEVIICGGANKTAFKVGEIGQYGPALKDCGRINLAKQDAQWVTEEMPVQRVMGDMLILPNGELLLLNGAAKGCGGWGFARQPVRSPILYTPSAPQGSRFRPLTPSTISRVYHSTAAVLPDATVLVAGGNTNAGYNFSGVDFPTEVRVERFTPPYLDGRRHVANRPIIDPHSLPREGMRYGAKYTFRFRTPLDPVVEADVMVTMYAPPFTTHGYSMNQRLLILSLASFIPDPQGYAITVDAPGKPELAPPAYYLVYVIAKNVPSIAVWVKIQ, from the coding sequence ATGGCCcggtcctcctccctcctccgcgccGGCGTGCTCGCCATGGCGCTCCTCGCCTCCTTCCTCGGCGTCGAGGCCCTCTTCGACCCGTTCAACATCTTCGGCGGGCGCCCGGAGAACGATTACCTGGACCCGTTCGGCGGCGGGGCGACCAAGAGCCCGCCCCCGCCCCGCACGGAGCGGGAGGAGACGGGCGCGGCGCAGCCCAACACCATGGGGCTCACGCGCGTGCCGCCCTTGGGCGAGCCCAGCAAGGCGTCCCATGATACCATGACTGTCAAAGTTACCGTGCGCGACGACAAGCCCGACGGCGCGTGGACCATCGTCAGCGACAACTCCGGCGTCTCCGCCATGCACCTCGCCATCATGCGCCACGGCCGCGCCATCATGTTCGACACCGCCACCACGGGCCGCTCCCTCATGCGCCTCAGGTTCGACAACTGCCGCGTAGACCCGCGCCTCCACAAGACCGACTGCTGGGCGCACGCCGTCGAGTTCGACTACGCCACCGGCGCCGTCCGGCCCCTCAAGATCCTCACCGACACCTGGTGCTCCGCCGGGGGGTTCGACGCGGAGGGCAACCTCGTGCAGTCCGGGGGCTACTTCGAGGGCGACAGGACTGTCCGCTACCTCTCGCCCTGCCACACCTGTGACTGGAAGGAGCACCCATATAGCCTGTTCGAAGGGCGGTGGTACGCCACCCAGCAGGTGCTCCCCGATGGCCGCTTCGCCATCTTCGGCGGCCGCCGCGCATTCTCCTTCGAGCACCTGCCCAAGCCCGGGATGTTCAACCACCAGTCCGTGCCGCTCGCGTTGCTCCGGGACACCACCGACGACGTCGAGAACAACCTCTACCCTTTCGTCAACCTCCTCCCCGACGGCAACCTCTTCATCTTCGCCAACGACCGCGGCATCATCTTCGACCACCGCTCCGAGATCGTCATCCGCGACGTCCCGCCGCTCCCCGGCGGAGCCCGCAACTACCCGGCGTCCGCCATGTCGGCCATGCTCCCGCTCGACCTCCGCGGGAGGCAGCTCCACGGCGGCCCCGAACTCGAGCCGGAGGTCATCATCTGCGGCGGCGCCAACAAGACCGCGTTCAAGGTCGGCGAGATCGGCCAGTACGGACCGGCGCTCAAGGACTGCGGCCGCATCAACCTGGCCAAACAGGACGCGCAGTGGGTCACCGAGGAAATGCCCGTGCAACGCGTCATGGGCGACATGCTCATCCTCCCCAACGGCGAGCTGCTCCTGCTCAACGGCGCCGCCAAGGGGTGCGGGGGCTGGGGCTTCGCGCGCCAGCCGGTGCGCTCGCCGATCCTCTACACGCCGTCGGCGCCGCAGGGGTCCCGCTTCCGCCCGCTCACGCCGTCCACCATCTCGCGCGTCtaccactccaccgccgccgtgcTCCCCGACGCCACCGTGCTCGTGGCCGGCGGCAACACCAACGCGGGCTACAACTTCAGCGGCGTCGACTTCCCCACCGAGGTGCGCGTCGAGCGCTTCACGCCGCCCTACCTCGACGGCAGGAGACACGTCGCCAACCGCCCCATCATCGACCCCCACTCGCTGCCCAGGGAGGGGATGCGCTACGGCGCCAAGTACACCTTCAGGTTCCGCACGCCGCTCGACCCCGTTGTCGAGGCCGACGTCATGGTCACCATGTACGCGCCGCCCTTCACCACGCACGGCTACTCCATGAACCAGCgcctcctcatcctctccctcgcctcctTCATCCCCGACCCACAGGGCTACGCCATCACCGTCGACGCGCCCGGCAAGCCTGAGCTCGCGCCGCCCGCCTACTACCTCGTCTACGTCATCGCCAAGAACGTGCCCAGCATCGCCGTATGGGTCAAGATACAGTGA